The following nucleotide sequence is from Actinomycetota bacterium.
GTTGGTTCCGGTTCGTCGAGATGCAGAAACGGGTGGCCCGCCGGCTCCCGCGTGTGGTGACCGTCTCAGAGGCGTCGCGCGACGACATCGTCCGGGACTTCGGGATCCCCTCCGATCGGTTCACGCTCGTCCCCAACGGCGTCGACCAGGAGACGTTCGCTCCGCGCCCGGACGTGTCCAAGGTGCCGGGGCGGATCATGGCCGTGGTCAGCGCCGACCTCCCGCTGAAGGGGTTGAGGTTCCTGATCGAGGCCGTCGCGAAGCTGCGCACGGAGCGCGAGGCCGAGCTCGTGGTCGTCTCCCGGCCGCACCCCGACACCGTCGCCGCGGTCTCCCGCCTCGACCTCGAGCCATGGGTGCGTTTCGAGTCCTCCGTCACCACCGACCGGCTCGTCGAGCTCTACAACGAGGCCGAGGTGGTGGTCGTGGCATCGGTCTACGAGGGGTTCTCGCTGCCGGCCGTGGAGGCGATGGCCTGCGGCGTCCCGCTCGTCACGACCACGGGAGGAGCCCTGCCCGAGGTGACGGGTCCGGACGGTGAGGCCGCGCTCCACGTGCCCCCGGGGAGCCCGGATGCCATCGCGGCGGCCATCGCCCGCCTCCTCGACGACCCGGACCTGCGGGCCCGCCTGGCCAGAGGCGGCCGGGCCCGCGTCCTCGACCGCTACACGTGGGAAGAGGCGGCGAGCCAGACGGTGGACGTTTACCGCGAGGTCATGGCTTCGCGCTAGCCGACCCGCTCGACGACCATCGCCATCCCCTGGCCCCCTCCCACGCACATCGTCTCGAGCCCGAGCGTTCCGTCGGTCGCACGCAGCCCGTTGATGAGCGTGTTCATGATCCGGGCGCCGGTCATACCGTAGGGGTGGCCCAGCGCGATCGCTCCCCCATGGGGGTTGAAGCGGTCGTCGAACGGGTCCATCCCCACCTCCCGGCACACGGGGATCACCTGTGCCGCGAAGGCCTCGTTCAGCTCCATCACGTCGATGTCGTCGATCGTCACGCCTGCGCGCTCGAGCGCCTGACGGCACGCCTCGATCGGCCCCACGCCCATGATGGAGGGGTCGAGCGCCGAGACGCCCGTAGACCGGATCCGCACGATCGGCGTGAGGCCGTCCGCCTTCGCCTTCTCCTCCGAGACGACCACGACGGCGGCCGCCCCGTCGTTCAACG
It contains:
- a CDS encoding glycosyltransferase family 4 protein, yielding MDDTLRIAMLTYRGQPHSGGQGVYVRNLSGALTRLGHHVEVLSGPVYPDLVPGVGLVRLPSLDLYNTDRPFRPQRPLRSVIDAAEYAVMCAGVYPEPLTFSLRAWRWLARSRWRFDVVHDNQCLGWGLLPIARRLPAVATIHHAITVDMYIQLSQIPDPKARAGMARWFRFVEMQKRVARRLPRVVTVSEASRDDIVRDFGIPSDRFTLVPNGVDQETFAPRPDVSKVPGRIMAVVSADLPLKGLRFLIEAVAKLRTEREAELVVVSRPHPDTVAAVSRLDLEPWVRFESSVTTDRLVELYNEAEVVVVASVYEGFSLPAVEAMACGVPLVTTTGGALPEVTGPDGEAALHVPPGSPDAIAAAIARLLDDPDLRARLARGGRARVLDRYTWEEAASQTVDVYREVMASR
- a CDS encoding acetyl-CoA C-acyltransferase, which codes for LHPRFVQENPPWNVYMPMGMTAEVVAERYGVQREEMDRFAQRSQERAVAAQKNGFFENEIAPYPREDGTTVDTDDGPRPDSTYERLASLKPVFKDDGVVTAGNACPLNDGAAAVVVVSEEKAKADGLTPIVRIRSTGVSALDPSIMGVGPIEACRQALERAGVTIDDIDVMELNEAFAAQVIPVCREVGMDPFDDRFNPHGGAIALGHPYGMTGARIMNTLINGLRATDGTLGLETMCVGGGQGMAMVVERVG